From bacterium Unc6:
CCGCTTTTGTCTGTTCTTTCTCCAATTGCACATCTGTCGCTTATTATAAGAATGGCAACTAAAATTCCTGCCTCATTCTCTATTTTTATTCTGTCTTTTACTCTTACCCTGCCTCCTTTTAGAACCTTGGCAAATATCCCCTGGGAAGGCAAAATGCAGTTGCCCAATTTTTTATAGATTTTACACGGTCTTTTACAGGTCTTGCCTATCTGAGTTATCTCAATTAAAATGCTTTTTCCTATCTTAAGCCTTACGCCTTTTACCAAACTGGTAAGTTCTATGCCTGATGTGGTTAAATTTTCTCCAAAACCACCACAGCCAATCTTCAAGCCCTTCCTTTCTATCTCCTCTAAGCTCTCACTGGCTAGAAGACTCAACTGTCTCAGGCCCGGACCAGCGTGCGCATCTCCTACCAGACCATAATTCTCTTTCAGTATTCCTTCCTTTACATCTTTCTTTGAAGTGCCTTTTTTAACACTTAGACAGACCGCTATAATCTCTCCCATCTTAATCTCCTTGCGCCGCTTATTTAACTTCTTCCATTGAATTTTCTAGCGAGCCTAAAAGCCCCTCACACTACGGGCTACAGTTTTCTCTTAAAAAGTTCTCCGCTTTCACCTCCTTTTTTCTCCAGGAGCATAATATCGGCGATCTCTATTGACCTATCGTACATTTTACACATATCGTAAATGGTCAAAGCGGAAACTGCACAAGCCACCAGCGCTTCCATCTCAACCCCGGTTCTATCCATAGCCACTACATAAGAAACGATTCTAATTCCAGAATTAAAATAAGTAAAAGAGATTTTGATATCTAAAATAGCCAGTGGATGGCAGAGTGGAATAATATCTGATGTTCTCTTGGAAGCCATTATACCGGCCAGCCTGGCCTGTTCCAGAACATCTCCTTTTAGAATTTGGCCCTCCTTTATCAGGGTTAAAACTCTTTTCTTCAATTTGACAACTGCCTGTGCCGTGGCCTTTCTTCTGGTTATCTCTTTCTTGCTTATATCAACCAGACCATTCAATCTATCCCGAACCTCTTTGATATTTAGCCTCCAATATAACTCATCGTAAACTCATACCTTTTTGCTCTTTTTCTTGACTCGTTTAAAAATTCATTTCTAACGGGTCTTGAGTATTCTGGTTTTTCCATTATAAGTTTTTCTATTTCTCTTTTAATCTCTTCTGAAGGCATGTTTGCCCTTAACATTTTTTTAAGATTTAAGGAGAACGGGGAGAAAAGACAGGGGTATAATCGGCCATCTGAG
This genomic window contains:
- a CDS encoding cyclic pyranopterin monophosphate synthase MoaC, with protein sequence MKEVRDRLNGLVDISKKEITRRKATAQAVVKLKKRVLTLIKEGQILKGDVLEQARLAGIMASKRTSDIIPLCHPLAILDIKISFTYFNSGIRIVSYVVAMDRTGVEMEALVACAVSALTIYDMCKMYDRSIEIADIMLLEKKGGESGELFKRKL